Genomic segment of SAR202 cluster bacterium:
GTGTCGGCGCTGCAGGAGCAGGCGACGATGGGGACCGCCTTCGCCAATCCCACAGAGTCGCAGGTGCGGCTGGCGAAGATGCTGTGCGAGCGAGTGCCCTCCGTGGAGCGCGTGCGGTTCACCAACTCGGGCACTGAGGCGACCATCAACGCTATCCGCGCCGCCCGAGCCTACACGGGACGCCCCAAAATCGCGAAGTTCGAAGGCACCTACCACGGTGTGTACGACTATGTGTCCGTCAGCGTGAAGCCGCCGCTGGACAAGGCGGGGAGGAAGAACGCGCCCAAGGCCGTGGCCGGAGACCCCAGCGTGACTGCGTCGGTGGTGAAGGACGTGGTGATTCTGCCGTTCAATGACCTGGAATCGAGCGAGAAGATACTTCGCAAACATGCGCATGAGCTGTCGTGCGTCATCATGGAACCGATTGTGTCCATGCTGGGGTATGTGGTCGGCGATCTGGAGTTCCTGCAAGGCATCCGCCGCATAACTGAGGAACTGGAGATTGTGCTGATATATGACGAGGTGCAGAGTTTGAGACTTGGCCGGGGCGGCGCGCAGGAGATGTATGGGGTGAGGCCGGACCTTAGCACCTTTGGAAAGACTATTGGCGGCGGTTTGCCCGTGGGGGCTTTTGGCGGGAAGAAGGAGATTATGGCGCTGTTCGACCCATCGGAGGGGAACGCGGCGCTGCCCCACGCGGGGACGTTTAACGCCAACCCTATGACTATGGTGGCGGGGGCTACGGTGCTGGAGCACCTAACGCCTGGTATCTACAAGAGGTTGAACAGCCTGGGCGACAGGGCCAGGCAGAAGCTGCAGGCGACTTTCGACGAGATGGACGTGCCTGCCAAGTTAACCGGCGTAGGGTCGTTGTACGGCATCCACTTCACCGACAAGCCTGTGAAGGACTATCGCGACGCCGCCAGGGCGGACCAGGAACTAAGAAAGTGCCTGGTGCTAGGACTGCAGAACGAGGGCGTCATCCTTTACGAGCGGGCTACGGGCGCGATAGCCGTGCCCCATAGCGATGACGACGTCGACTTGCTAGTGGAGGCTACTCGAAAGGTTATCCAGAGGGCGAGGGGCTAGGACAAGCGCAAGCAGCAACCGTCCAGCGGTCATCGGGGCAGGTGGTAGGGGACGCTCACGACGATGATATGCCGCTGGAAGAGCAGGGCGCCTTTTATGAAGAGGGCGGTCTGGTTGTGCAGGAACTGCTGCCACCACCGCCTCGGCACAAACTCGGGTATGACTACCACGACACGCTGATGGGGACTCTCCTCGGCGACTTTATGTATGTATTGGACTAGCGGCGAAACGACGGCCCTGTATGGTGACGGCAGGAAGATAAGGTTCAGGCCCTGGCTTATCCTCGACCAGCGGTCCCTGACCGATTGCGCCGCCACCTCGTCCACCGTGACGTGCACCGCCCGGACATCGGCGGCGATGGACCTGGCGTAGTCAATGGCCGGCAGGACTGCGCGATGGACGGCGCCGATAGGAACGATGGCGATGATTCCGGTCATGCGCTCCAGGGAAGTCTCGCGCTCCAGGGAAAGGGCGTCGGCCACGGCGGTGTAGTGGTTGCGGATAGCGTAGAAGAGAAGGATGAGAAGAAAGATTACTAACACAATAATCCAGGCGCCCACCCAGGTGCCCGGAGCGAACTTGACCACGGTGATTTCGACAAGTACCACGCCTGTGACAATCGCGCCGATGCCGTTGATGATGAGTCCGCTCCGCCAGCCCTTCTCTCGATTCTTTAGCCAGTAAGAGACCATACCACTCTGAGTAAGCGTGAAACCTACGAACACGCCTATGGCGTAGAGAGGGATAAGGCTATGGGTATTGGCATTGGAGAGGATGATAAGAATCACGGAGAAGAAGGCGAGAGTAAGGATGCCGTTGAAGTACACCAGCCTGTCGCCCAGGTTGGCCAGGGGCCTGGGTAGGTAGCCGTCGCGGGCCATGATGGCGGAGAGACGGGGGAAGTCGGCAAAGGCGGTATTGGCGGCCAGGAGGAGTATCAGGGTAGTGCTGGTGAGAACAATGTAGTAGAAGATGTTGACTCCCAGGCTGGCCTTGGCGACCTGCGATACCAGGGTCTCGCTGTCCGAGTGCCCGATGTCGAAAAGGTAGGTGAGAAGGGAGATGCCCATGAAGAGGGCAGCCATGATAACGCCCAGCATCAGCAAGGTGACGCGGGCGTTATGGGAGACCGGCGCCTTAAAAATGGTGGTGGCGTTGGACACAGACTCGATACCCGTCAGGGCCACACAGCCGGCGGCGAAGGCCCGGAGCAAGAGAAGAATGCCGATGGCGCCGGAGGTCTGAGAGACCTGGTTTATGTCAACCGTGGCGGGCGTCCCATGGACCAGATACCTGAAGACGCCTATTCCAGTCATCACGATCAAGCAGATGATAAAGAGGTAAACGGGCAGGGCAAAGGCGAAAGCCGATTCCCTGACGCCTCGAAGGTTTAGCACCGTTAGGCCGAGTATAAGAGCAATGGAAACGGACACCTTATGGTCGGCGAACTCGGGAAAGGCGGAAGCCAGGGCCGCCACGCCGGCGGAGACGGACACGGCCACGGTCAGGACGTAGTCTATGAGAAGTCCCGCGCCTGCTATCAGGCCCCAGGGGACTCCCAGGTTCGTCTTGGCGACGGTGTAGGAGCCTCCGCCGCCTGTATACACGCGAACGACCTGCTGGTAGGAGAAGACGACGATGAAATAGAGCGCGACAATGGCCAGGCTGACAAAAAGCGCGTAGGTGAGGCCCCTGGCGCCTGTGTCTCCAAAGGCGATAAGGATTTCTTCCGAGGCGTAGGCGGAAGAGGACAGGGGGTTGGCGGAGAGGATGACAAAGGCTAAAGGCACCGCCAACCGCTGAATGGCGCTCTGAGAGGTGGCCAGGGGATACCCGAAGACCAGGTGTCGCAGGGCGTTGAGCATGAATTATCTGCGGTCCAATGACGCGGCGGAAGGCGTCATAGCTGTCTTACTTTTTTCGGACCAGCTTTTGCAAAGTACGCAACTCCTGGCGTTGACCGTCCTTGTGCTGGCTTAACAGGCTCTGGACTAGCTCAGGGCTTAGATTCGCCTTTGGGACTTCAGCCACGTACATGTCACCTCGCGAGTCTATGGCTATGCCGTGGGGGGTAAGGAACTGGCCGGCGCCTTCGCCTAAATGCGGGTCGCCCAGTCGGTGCAGCTCTTTACCCTTCCTATTAAAAATGGTAACACAGTGGCCTACGCCCGGGGCGTCCTGGATGTAGGGCGGTGCGGACATCTGGGCCACGTAGACTATGCCGTCGGCGTCCAGGGCCAGGCCGGCGGCGCGCCAGATGTTGCCCCAGACAGCCTGGAGCTTGCCCTTGGCGTCGAAGACCTGCATACGATGATTTTCCCGGTCGGCTATGTAGATGAACTCATCTTTGTCGATGACCACATTGTGGGGCACCACAAACTGGCCCTTCTCAGTGCCGGCCTCGCCCCAGGAGTAGAGCAGCTTGCCCTCGGGGCTGTAGCGATGGACGCGGGCGTTGCCATAGCCGTCGGCGACGAAGAGGTCGCCGGAGACGGGAGACACGGCCATATGGGCGGGCCGGTTGAAGGGCCGGCCGCTGAATCGCGGCGACTCTCCACCCAGGGTAAAGAGCAGCTTGCCTTCTGGAGAGAACTTGCGGATAACGTGGTCTCTAACGTCGGAGAGGTAGACGGAGTCGTCGGGTGATATGCTGATGCCGTGGCGGCCATGAATAATGTCCTGGCCGAAAGAGCGTAAGAAGTTGCCGTGGCGGTCGAAGACAATGACGGGGCGCTGGCCGTTGCAGTAAACGTAGACCTGGTCTTTGGAGTCCACCGCCACGCCGACGCAGTCGCCGAAGAGCCAGCCGGGCGGGAGCTTAGCCCAGCCCTCCAGGGGTTCAAAGCTCAGGGACTTTGCAGATTTCGCGGTAGCCATACACGCAGCCTCCTAGTTGTTGTGGAGCGGCGGCGCCGCATTAACAGACGGCGACGGCTGATATCCTACTCCGTTATAGGAGACCCTACAAATCCTGCCCTACAAGTTCTACCGCTTAGGCGAAGAAGCCGGCTATTCGATAAGGGTGAAATACTCCTGGGCGCCGAAGTCCATAATCGCCTGAAACTCTGGAAACCACTGTCGGAATTCGTCAGAGCCCGTCAGCCTGCGATGGGTCTGAATAAACTGGTCAAAGCTGTCGAATTCCCGTTCGAATATAAAGGTGCCCTGTCTGCCTGAAACGCCTTGAAGAATTTGCGCTTTGGGAGCGCCATATTTGGCCGACATCTCATTTATCTTCTTCAGCATCTCTACAGCCTTAACGCTGGCGCCGTACCTGGTGTGAAGGACAATGCGTTCTCTGTACACCAAACTTCTCCTTATCATCTTATAGACTTTTGGCAAGAGGGCCGACGGCGGGAGATTATACAAACATCTAGGACAGGAAACCTACTATGATACGACTCGGATATTGATTGGATTTACTTATTCGCCTAAAATCCAGCCAAATCTCGTGTTTGTCGCAGCTTTCACTTCCGCTGAAAGGTGGTCAGGCCATGTCTATGAACTTGCTTATACGGAATGTAAGGCTTATCGACGGCAGCGGCGCGCCGCCTATCCCTTCCGTCAATGTGGCGGTGGAGGATGGAGTTATCAGATGGATAGGAGAGGGACGGCTCAACCCTTCCAGGCATCCGCATTATGAGGACATTAACGCGGAAGACCTGACGCTGGTGCCCGGCTGGTTTGACTGCCATGAGCATTTCAGCGGGGACGGCGGTCAAAACGGCGTCATGCAGATGGACGTGGATAGGGACAGCCGGGAAGTGATCTTTTTTAGGGCCGCGGCGAACGCGCATCGGGCCTTGTTATCGGGACAGACCTCGGCGCGGGACGTGGGGTCGCCGTACGGGATAGGAATCACATTGGCGAGGGCCGTGGCGGCAGGGTCGCTGCCGGGGCCGAGGATAACCGCCTCAGGCCAGTGGATTCAGATGCCGACGACATGGCCTTATGGAATTGTTCGGACTGTGGAGAGCGCCGAGGAGATGCGGAAGGTGATAAGAGACCAGATAGCCCAGGGTGCGGGGCTTATCAAGGTGGGCGCCACGGGTGTCAGGGAGGATGGGACGGGCTACGGAACACTAGGCCCCAAGATAGCCAAACTGGTGGCGGACATGGCCCACAAGGCGGGGCTTAAGGCCGCCGCCCACTGCGTGGGCGGGTTCGAGGGGACGTACCAGGCGGTGGCGGCTGGCATCGACTCGATTGAACACTGCTCACACGTGGACGAAAAGACAGCCAAGCTCATGGAGAAGAACGGCACCTTTGGTGTGCCGACGATGTCGACTTTCGACTACCGGCTGAGCCATGCCAAGGTGTGGGGTCTGCTAAAAGACGAGATAGCCGCGTCGGAAGCGAGAAGGGACGCCTCAGTCAAGAGCTTTAAGAATATGCTGAAACACGGCGTGAAGGTCGCCTGCGGCACCGACGCGGGGGGGTCGCCGGTGCGACACGGCACCGCCGTCCACGAGATGGAGGTGATGGTGCGGTACGGGATGACGCCCATGCAGGCCCTGGAGTCGGCGACGCGGCTGGCGGCGGAGCTGGTGGGGACGTTGGACCATGTGGGGACAGTGGAGCCAGGCAAGCTGGCGGACATGGTGCTGGTGGACGGAGACCCGCTATCCGATATCGGCAGCCTGCGGAACGTCTGGGCGGCGTTCCAGGGGGGGCGGCGGATAAGGTGACGGACAACCCCCTAGCCGCAAATGTGACAAGACTTCTCGTTACGCCTTCCGCATAAAACAAGCCTTGCGCAGCGTGAAGCCACTATAGCGTGGAGCGGGCTAGAGTAAATCACCCGTATATTATCATGCCATTGACAAGATGGTGTTCTGGCCCATAAGATGCCGCTCATTGGGACAGATTCGCCCACTTTGCGTCCGGTCAAGCCGCGCTTGGTAAAATTGGCCCTGGAGGCGATATCATGAGATTCCCCCGCTGGTCGTCACGTTTGAGTCTCTTTAGCGTTCTTGCCCTGTTTAGCCTTTTCACGCTGCTGATAGTGGGCTGCGGAGATGATGAAACCCCCACCGCGACCACTAGGCCCGGGGTCACGGCTAGCCCCACCGCTACGGCCACAGCTACGTCAAGGCCCAGCCCTACCAACACTCCCACCAGCGCTCCTAAGGTGGCTGTAGAGTCAAGGTTGAAGGTGGCCATACCAACTCCGAGCTTCCAGGTCACTATGGTGCACCTGATGAACCAAATTTCGGCTCGCATTATGCCTCAGTACGACTACCTGGTAGGCCACCACCACCAGACCAATGAAGAGATGCCTCAATTGGCCAGGGGATGGACAATGGGCCCTGACGGCAAAGCTTTTAACTTCAAGCTGCGTTCGGGCATTCCGTACTATCGTGACGGCAAGCCTATACCTGGGATGACCATGACGGCTAAAGACGTTATCCTGGCCTTTGGGCTGGCTGCGGGAAAGGACAGTCAAAAAACTGTTCAAGTTAGGCCGGAATTCGGCGGAAAAGTTGATGCCGATATTGTTGATGATCAAGAACTAAATCTTCGCCTGGCCTTCCCAAGCCCGGACCTATTGTTCCTGATCTCAGATGAATATGCAGTTGGGGTAGTCAGCAAAGACCACTGGGACAAGACGGGTGGTGAAGAAGGCTATCAGAAGGACCCCATAGGCAACGGTCCCTGGAGCATGGTGGAACTCAAGACTAACGAATACGTGCTCCACAAGAGGAATGAAAATCACTACCGCAAGACGCCTGATTTTGCGGAGGCCCAATTCCTCTTTGTTAAAGAGGCGGCTACCCGTCTGGGCATGATTATTAACAAAGAGGCCCATATAGTTTCTGTTCCTAGGGGCATACAGCAGCAGGCCAAGGATGCCGGCATGGTGGTCTATAAGAGTACCCTGCCAGCAGTCCACGTGCAGCTAAGGTTTTCCTGGTTCAAGCCTGAAAACTACATAGATCCGGCTACGGGCAAGCGTCCTACCGGAGCAAAGGACCAGGGCACTACGGTTAGAGGCTATGATCCGAACGACCCGCTTCGCAAGCTGGAAGTCCGCAAGGCTATTAACCTGGCCATTGACCGTGACAAGATTAACAAGACCTTCTACAAGGGTGAAGGCTTCCCTGAAGTCGACTACTTCCCGCCCTGGCGTAACGACTTCAAGGACGAGTGGGCCCCTATCCCCGGCCCTGAAGGGAAGACCGGCAAGGCCGGCGGATGGCCGTATCCGTACGATCCCGCCACGGCCAAGCAGCTCATCTCCGCCCTTTATCCTCAGCGTATGAAGACAACTATCGTGGTCGGCAACAACCAGGACGTGAACCAGGAGCAACCTGATGTGGCCGAGGCAATTGCTGGAATGCTTAAGGAAGTGGGTATAGATGTGACCCTTGATGCGAAGCCTGTGGCCGACGTGCTCGAAATGTGGTCACAACGCGACCGAGCTAACACTTCATACCTAATCTCCCCGTCTTTGGACCCTGCTTGTGTAGTGCCCACCTTCATATGGTGGAAAGGAGCGCGGGGAGTCCAGGACTTTGACGAGATAGTCAAGCTAAAGGAAGACTGCGACAAGACGATGGACCCAGAAGCCAGGCGCAAACTGGCCCAGGGCTTTGGCGACTGGTGGGTGAAGAACTACATCAGCGCGCCTATCGTCTGGCTCTTCGCGGACGCTACTGTTAACCCGGCTGTGGTGCAGGAGTACAAGGTCAACATGCTGCACATGGGGCCAGTCCGCTACCATGAGTACACCAAGCCTGTGCTAAAGTAATCCTGGAGTCGGATTAGGAGACGTTTAGCCGCCCCGGTTGTCCGGGGCGGCTTCTTTTTGCGCATTGGCCGCGGCACAGTCGAAATCGATATAATTCAGCCACTGTCATCAGGAGACTTCATATGTCCAGAAGCGCATTTCTGCCGGCCGGCGTAGAGGTCAGTTATCATGTAAAGATTCCTATGAGAGACGGAGTGAAGCTCTCCTCGGATATCTATTTCCCCCGGGGAGAGAGAATACCCAGGCCCGTGGTGCTGCTCCGCACGCCGTACGACAATATGACCGAAAACTTGATTGACGAAGGCGTCTTTTACGCTCAGCACGGCTATGTCTATGTGGTGCAGGACGCGCGAGGGCGCAACGATTCGGACGGGGTTTTCTACCCCTGGGCGAATGAGGCCAACGATGGCTATGACACAATTGAGTGGATAGGGAGGCAGCCGTGGTGCGACGGCAACGTGGGGATGGTGGGCAGCTCCTACGCCGGCAATGTGCAGTGGCAAGCGGCGGTGATGGGGAGCAAGTATCTCAAAACTATCATACCTAGGGTCATAGGCCACAACCTGTACGAGGCGCCCCACTACCAGGGCGGCGCTTTTCAGTTGGGATGGAGCGCCACCTGGGTGTACAGAATCGACGGGCGGACCGCGCAAAAGATAGACAAGTTCAACTGGAACCATATCTTCAGCTCGCTGCCGCTAAAAGATGTGGACAAGGCGGGCGGCAAGAACATCAAGTATTTTCAAGACTGGCTGGACCACCCGGACTATGATGACTATTGGAAGTCGCACGCCCTGGAAGAACGCTACGGGGACGTGAAGATACCTGTCTTTAACATCGGCGGTTGGTACGACTTTTTCAGCATCGGCATTTTCGAGAACTTTTCGAGGATGAGGAAGATGGGCGGGTCGGAGTTGGCGCGTCGAAATCAGAAGATTCTGGTGGGGCCGTGGGTGCATCGAGCGAATACATGGACTCATGCGGGCGAGGTCGACTTCGGCTACGACTCGCTGCTGGACTTGCGATACATCGAGCTTGGATGGATGGACCGGTGGCTGAAGGGGGCGAAGAACGGCTTAGACCAGGAAGCGCCGGTGAAGCTGTTTGTGATGGGGATAAACCAGTGGCGCGACGAGCGGGAATGGCCGCTGGCGAGGGCAAACTACGTTCCCTTTTATCTGCACAGTCGTGGAAACGCCCGAACCCTTAGAGGAGATGGCGTCCTATCCAAGGAGAAGCCTTCACAAGAGTCGCCAGACGGCTATGAGTACGACCCTACGTTGCCGACGCCGACTCGTGGCGGCAGCACCTGCTGCAACCCGGAGGTGCTGCCCTACGGGGCTTATGACCAACGGGTCGTGGAACAGCGGAGTGACGTTCTGGTGTACACGTCGGAAGCGCTGCTGGAGGATATGGAGGTGACCGGGCCGGTGTGGGCGACGGTTTACGCCAGCTCGTCGACGGTGGACACAGATTTCACGGCGAAGCTGGTGGACGTGCACCCGGATGGGTATGCCCTGAACCTGTGCGACGGCATCCTTCGGGCGCGCTATCGCGAGTCGAGGGAGAGGCAGAAGCTGATGGAGCCCGGGAAGGTCTACGAGTTCAAAATTAATCTAGGGCCCACCAGCAACGTTTTCTTAAAGGGGCACCGGATAAGGTTTGAGATAGCTAGCTGTAATTTTCCTCGCTTTGACCGCAACCTCAACACCGGGGCCGACCCCTTTGCGACCGACGCGGAGATAAAGGTGGCGCAGCAGCGAGTCTTCCATGAAAGCGCCTACCCATCACATGTTCTGCTGCCGGTTATTCCATCGCGCTAAGGGCGGCCTAGAGGTAGACCACCGAGGTTGCCGCCGGTTGCGTGCCGATAAGGAAGGCGCGGTGGCCTTTGCCCTGCAGGTCATCTTCGATAATCACATCGCCCGGGCTGAACTCGCGGGTTGTGCCGTCCTCCATTTCGACTCGAAGGCGGCCTTTGAGGAGGAATTGGACCTGGCGGCGGCCTGCGGGATGCCATTTGGAATTCACGTTTAGGTTTGTCTTTCTGAGGACTAGCTCAGTGGCAGGCAGACGCAGCTCTTGTGAGGATACGTCCTCCATGCGGCAGACACCGTCAGCTCCGGTATACATTCGGACAATTTGCATGGCGGTTCTCCTGATGAAATAGAAAGTCCGCTCCTCCACCTGTGCGGGTGAGCGGACTTTCCGGCTGGGAGTCCTGATTTACTTCTTGCCCTGTGAGTGACCGGCGACGAGCCGTTTACCGTAAATCTTTACGGAGTTATCCCAAAGAATCTTTTTCTTGCTCTCTTTGGTCAACGGCTGCTCCATCATGTTCTTGAGAGGCTCGCTGGTGGCGGGGGCGTCAGGGTGCGGGTAGTCCGTGTTGAAGACGATGTTGTCGTCGCCGAGATAGTCGACGACGTATTTGATGGAAGGCTCGTCCGCATCGGCGGCCACGGCGCACTGGCGCAGGAAGTACTCCTGGGGCGTGGCCTTGAGCGGATGCTCGTCAAAAAACACCGACTGTCTGCCTTCACAATATTTCTCAAGTCGGTTTAGCCAGAAGGGCACCCAGCCGGAGTTGGCTTCCAAGACCAGGAGCCTGAGCTTAGGATAGCGGTCCAGGATACCTGAATACATGAAGTGGCCAAGATTTATCATGTTCTCGAAGGGGAAGCCGATAGCCTGGCCCAGGGCGATGAAAGGGCCAGCGTGGGGATTGTATCGGGTGTTGGTGAGGGGGTCGCCGCTGGAGCTGCTGCTGCCATGGACGGATATGGGCACGTCCAGGTCCTGAATGGTCTGCCACACGGCGTTGTAGTCGGGGTGATGCCACATCTTGTCGGGGATGGCCTTGGGGAGGAAGATGGACACAGCACCGAGCTCTGTGATGGCGCGGCGGGCCTCGGACTGAAGCTCGTTGACATCATGGCCTGGCACGGGCGCAGTGAACTTCACGCGATTGTTGGACTCGCTGCAGAAGTCATGGGCCCAGTTGTTATAGGCTTTCACCATGGCGCCCTGGACATCAGCGGGGATGAAGGCGGGAAGGGAAACGGCCTTGGTGGGCAGACATACCTGAATATCCCAGCCCTCGTTGTCCATATCCTTGAGGCGGCTCTTGAGGCTCCAGTTGTCTCTAAAAGCATGGCCGAACTTGGCATCCATTTGACCCCAGAGGGTCTTGGCGCGGGAGACGCCGGCAGGCTCGCCCTCAAACTTGACCATAGAGTTCCCCTGCATTTCAGCAACCTTGGGCACCCGATTACGAAAGGCGGGTTCCGTGTACTTCTCCCACAGGTCTGCGGTCTCGTAGAAATGCCCGTCCGCATCAATAACCTTAAAGCCGTTACGCATTTAACGTCCTCCTATTTTGTCAAGGCCAACCGAGCTTTGGCCCCATTCTAGGACTGCGATATATTTGTGTCAACGGAGGGTGGGCGTTCTCAAATCAGAAACAACATGCTAATATGCGTCGCGTTTTGACAAATTCGGAGGCCGCGATATGCCTAAGAACCCATTGAAGCTAGACGATGGCGAACAGCTTGCTTATTTTGAATCTGGCGGGAGCTGGTGTTACATGCGCACACCTGCAGCTTATAAAGCGACTCGGGGTAAAGCTGTCCCG
This window contains:
- a CDS encoding CocE/NonD family hydrolase; this encodes MSRSAFLPAGVEVSYHVKIPMRDGVKLSSDIYFPRGERIPRPVVLLRTPYDNMTENLIDEGVFYAQHGYVYVVQDARGRNDSDGVFYPWANEANDGYDTIEWIGRQPWCDGNVGMVGSSYAGNVQWQAAVMGSKYLKTIIPRVIGHNLYEAPHYQGGAFQLGWSATWVYRIDGRTAQKIDKFNWNHIFSSLPLKDVDKAGGKNIKYFQDWLDHPDYDDYWKSHALEERYGDVKIPVFNIGGWYDFFSIGIFENFSRMRKMGGSELARRNQKILVGPWVHRANTWTHAGEVDFGYDSLLDLRYIELGWMDRWLKGAKNGLDQEAPVKLFVMGINQWRDEREWPLARANYVPFYLHSRGNARTLRGDGVLSKEKPSQESPDGYEYDPTLPTPTRGGSTCCNPEVLPYGAYDQRVVEQRSDVLVYTSEALLEDMEVTGPVWATVYASSSTVDTDFTAKLVDVHPDGYALNLCDGILRARYRESRERQKLMEPGKVYEFKINLGPTSNVFLKGHRIRFEIASCNFPRFDRNLNTGADPFATDAEIKVAQQRVFHESAYPSHVLLPVIPSR
- a CDS encoding ABC transporter substrate-binding protein, with amino-acid sequence MRFPRWSSRLSLFSVLALFSLFTLLIVGCGDDETPTATTRPGVTASPTATATATSRPSPTNTPTSAPKVAVESRLKVAIPTPSFQVTMVHLMNQISARIMPQYDYLVGHHHQTNEEMPQLARGWTMGPDGKAFNFKLRSGIPYYRDGKPIPGMTMTAKDVILAFGLAAGKDSQKTVQVRPEFGGKVDADIVDDQELNLRLAFPSPDLLFLISDEYAVGVVSKDHWDKTGGEEGYQKDPIGNGPWSMVELKTNEYVLHKRNENHYRKTPDFAEAQFLFVKEAATRLGMIINKEAHIVSVPRGIQQQAKDAGMVVYKSTLPAVHVQLRFSWFKPENYIDPATGKRPTGAKDQGTTVRGYDPNDPLRKLEVRKAINLAIDRDKINKTFYKGEGFPEVDYFPPWRNDFKDEWAPIPGPEGKTGKAGGWPYPYDPATAKQLISALYPQRMKTTIVVGNNQDVNQEQPDVAEAIAGMLKEVGIDVTLDAKPVADVLEMWSQRDRANTSYLISPSLDPACVVPTFIWWKGARGVQDFDEIVKLKEDCDKTMDPEARRKLAQGFGDWWVKNYISAPIVWLFADATVNPAVVQEYKVNMLHMGPVRYHEYTKPVLK
- a CDS encoding cupin domain-containing protein, producing the protein MQIVRMYTGADGVCRMEDVSSQELRLPATELVLRKTNLNVNSKWHPAGRRQVQFLLKGRLRVEMEDGTTREFSPGDVIIEDDLQGKGHRAFLIGTQPAATSVVYL
- a CDS encoding amidohydrolase family protein, giving the protein MSMNLLIRNVRLIDGSGAPPIPSVNVAVEDGVIRWIGEGRLNPSRHPHYEDINAEDLTLVPGWFDCHEHFSGDGGQNGVMQMDVDRDSREVIFFRAAANAHRALLSGQTSARDVGSPYGIGITLARAVAAGSLPGPRITASGQWIQMPTTWPYGIVRTVESAEEMRKVIRDQIAQGAGLIKVGATGVREDGTGYGTLGPKIAKLVADMAHKAGLKAAAHCVGGFEGTYQAVAAGIDSIEHCSHVDEKTAKLMEKNGTFGVPTMSTFDYRLSHAKVWGLLKDEIAASEARRDASVKSFKNMLKHGVKVACGTDAGGSPVRHGTAVHEMEVMVRYGMTPMQALESATRLAAELVGTLDHVGTVEPGKLADMVLVDGDPLSDIGSLRNVWAAFQGGRRIR
- a CDS encoding amidohydrolase, which encodes MRNGFKVIDADGHFYETADLWEKYTEPAFRNRVPKVAEMQGNSMVKFEGEPAGVSRAKTLWGQMDAKFGHAFRDNWSLKSRLKDMDNEGWDIQVCLPTKAVSLPAFIPADVQGAMVKAYNNWAHDFCSESNNRVKFTAPVPGHDVNELQSEARRAITELGAVSIFLPKAIPDKMWHHPDYNAVWQTIQDLDVPISVHGSSSSSGDPLTNTRYNPHAGPFIALGQAIGFPFENMINLGHFMYSGILDRYPKLRLLVLEANSGWVPFWLNRLEKYCEGRQSVFFDEHPLKATPQEYFLRQCAVAADADEPSIKYVVDYLGDDNIVFNTDYPHPDAPATSEPLKNMMEQPLTKESKKKILWDNSVKIYGKRLVAGHSQGKK
- a CDS encoding APC family permease; translated protein: MLNALRHLVFGYPLATSQSAIQRLAVPLAFVILSANPLSSSAYASEEILIAFGDTGARGLTYALFVSLAIVALYFIVVFSYQQVVRVYTGGGGSYTVAKTNLGVPWGLIAGAGLLIDYVLTVAVSVSAGVAALASAFPEFADHKVSVSIALILGLTVLNLRGVRESAFAFALPVYLFIICLIVMTGIGVFRYLVHGTPATVDINQVSQTSGAIGILLLLRAFAAGCVALTGIESVSNATTIFKAPVSHNARVTLLMLGVIMAALFMGISLLTYLFDIGHSDSETLVSQVAKASLGVNIFYYIVLTSTTLILLLAANTAFADFPRLSAIMARDGYLPRPLANLGDRLVYFNGILTLAFFSVILIILSNANTHSLIPLYAIGVFVGFTLTQSGMVSYWLKNREKGWRSGLIINGIGAIVTGVVLVEITVVKFAPGTWVGAWIIVLVIFLLILLFYAIRNHYTAVADALSLERETSLERMTGIIAIVPIGAVHRAVLPAIDYARSIAADVRAVHVTVDEVAAQSVRDRWSRISQGLNLIFLPSPYRAVVSPLVQYIHKVAEESPHQRVVVVIPEFVPRRWWQQFLHNQTALFIKGALLFQRHIIVVSVPYHLPR
- a CDS encoding aminotransferase class III-fold pyridoxal phosphate-dependent enzyme, with the protein product MSTAKAYRREEERHFARTSKSRRLAEEAKKYLPGGNTRAAAWLDPYPVFAVRGQGAHIYDADGNKYLDFLINATSLILGHAHPAVVSALQEQATMGTAFANPTESQVRLAKMLCERVPSVERVRFTNSGTEATINAIRAARAYTGRPKIAKFEGTYHGVYDYVSVSVKPPLDKAGRKNAPKAVAGDPSVTASVVKDVVILPFNDLESSEKILRKHAHELSCVIMEPIVSMLGYVVGDLEFLQGIRRITEELEIVLIYDEVQSLRLGRGGAQEMYGVRPDLSTFGKTIGGGLPVGAFGGKKEIMALFDPSEGNAALPHAGTFNANPMTMVAGATVLEHLTPGIYKRLNSLGDRARQKLQATFDEMDVPAKLTGVGSLYGIHFTDKPVKDYRDAARADQELRKCLVLGLQNEGVILYERATGAIAVPHSDDDVDLLVEATRKVIQRARG